The Medicago truncatula cultivar Jemalong A17 chromosome 4, MtrunA17r5.0-ANR, whole genome shotgun sequence genome includes a region encoding these proteins:
- the LOC11421433 gene encoding immune-associated nucleotide-binding protein 9: MGGSSVLSVDDWEFASSPNDVKTLVLVGRTGNGKSATGNSILGKKVFNSRASSSGITTSCEMQTSEMNDGQTVNVIDSPGLFDFSVGIELLGKEIIKCIDLAKDGIHAVIVVFSVRTRFTEEEENALRNVQKLFGSKIVDHMIVVFTGGDELEENDETLDDYLGRDCPEPLKAILALCGNRCVLFDNKTKDEKKQTEQVQQLLSFVNMVVSQNGGQPYRDELFKELKKKGQMELEKQQREADSMKGYSIEYILELKKQREQEYNDQLTRITDMVESKLREATTRLELQLAKEQAARLEAEKYANAAQMKSKYEIEELRRHLEQAHQELRKRDAETSCAIL; the protein is encoded by the exons ATGGGTGGAAGTTCAGTTCTTTCTGTTGATGATTGGGAGTTTGCTTCCTCACCTAATGATGTTAAGACATTGGTTTTGGTTGGTCGTACCGGAAATGGCAAGAGTGCAACTGGTAATAGTATTCTTGGGAAAAAAGTCTTCAACTCGAGGGCTAGCTCTTCCGGTATCACCACCTCATGTGAAATGCAGACAAGTGAGATGAACGATGGACAGACTGTTAATGTTATTGATAGTCCAG GactatttgatttttctgtTGGAATTGAACTTCTTGGCAAAGAAATAATCAAGTGCATTGATTTGGCCAAGGATGGAATTCATGCTGTCATTGTAGTATTCTCTGTTAGAACACGATTCAccgaggaagaagaaaatgcccTGCGTAACGTGCAGAAATTATTTGGAAGCAAAATTGTTGACCACATGATTGTGGTCTTTACCGGGGGAGatgaattggaagaaaatgaTGAGACACTTGACGATTATTTAGGCCGTGACTGTCCAGAACCTTTaaag GCAATTCTGGCTTTGTGTGGGAATCGATGTGTGCTTTTCGATAACAAAACTAAGGATGAAAAGAAGCAAACTGAACAAGTTCAACAACTTCTCTCTTTTGTAAACATGGTAGTATCACAGAATGGTGGACAGCCTTATAGAGATGAGTTATTCAAAGAACTAAAGAAG AAAGGACAAATGGAGCTGGAAAAACAACAAAGAGAGGCTGATTCCATGAAAGGATATTCAATTGAATATATATTGGAGCTTAAAAAGCAAAGGGAGCAAGAATATAATGACCAGCTGACTCGTATTACTGACATG GTTGAGTCAAAGTTGAGGGAAGCAACTACAAGACTGGAGCTACAATTGGCAAAAGAGCAAGCTGCAAGACTAGAGGCAGAAAAGTATGCAAATGCTGctcaaatgaaatcaaaatatGAAATTGAGGAACTAAGAAGACATCTCGAGCAGGCACACCAAGAACTCCGCAAGCGAGATGCAGAGACTAGTTGTGCCATTCTCTGA
- the LOC11432307 gene encoding immune-associated nucleotide-binding protein 9 produces the protein MGENSGLGADNWEFASCSSMSTEAKTLVLFGRTGNGKSATGNSILGKKVFKSRTSSSGVTTSCEMKTTELNDGQIVNVIDTPGLFDFSVGIELLGKEIVKCIDLAKDGIHALIVVFSVRTRFTEEEESALRSVQKLFGSKIVDYMIIVFTGGDELEATNETLDQYLGRDCPEPLKAILSLCGNRCVLFDNKTKDEKKQSEQVQQLLSFVNVVISQNGGRPYTDELFKELKKREMELQKQQREADALKGCTKEDILEHKKQSEQAYNDQLHRITEMVESKLRAATTRLEEQLAKEQAARLEAEKYAHAAQMKSDEEILKLRRNLERAHEELRLRAQDTSFKKLIRHFEQAQEELRRRVPEDRCAIL, from the exons ATGGGGGAAAATTCAGGTCTTGGTGCTGATAATTGGGAGTTTGCTTCTTGTTCTTCCATGTCGACTGAGGCTAAGACTTTGGTTTTGTTTGGTCGTACTGGGAATGGGAAGAGTGCAACCGGTAATAGTATTCTTGGAAAAAAGGTCTTCAAGTCGAGGACTAGCTCTTCCGGTGTCACCACTTCATGCGAAATGAAAACAACTGAGCTGAATGATGGACAAATTGTGAATGTTATTGATACTCCAG gattatttgatttttcgGTTGGAATTGAACTACTTGGGAAAGAAATAGTCAAGTGCATTGATTTGGCAAAGGATGGAATCCATGCCTTGATTGTAGTATTCTCTGTTAGAACACGATTTACTGAGGAAGAAGAGAGTGCTCTGCGTAGCGTGCAGAAATTATTTGGAAGCAAAATTGTTGATTACATGATTATCGTGTTTACCGGAGGAGATGAATTGGAAGCAACCAATGAGACACTGGACCAGTATTTAGGCCGCGATTGTCCAGAGCCTTTAAAG GCAATCCTTTCTTTGTGTGGGAATCGATGTGTGCTTTTCGATAACAAGACTAAGGATGAAAAGAAGCAATCTGAACAAGTTCAACAACTTCTCTCTTTTGTGAATGTGGTAATTTCACAGAATGGTGGACGGCCTTATACAGATGAGTTGTTTAAAGAACTAAAG AAACGAGAAATGGAGCTGCAAAAACAACAAAGAGAGGCTGATGCATTGAAAGGATGTACAAAAGAAGATATATTGGAGCATAAAAAGCAAAGTGAGCAAGCATATAATGACCAGCTGCATCGCATAACTGAGATG GTAGAGTCAAAGTTGAGGGCAGCAACTACGAGGTTGGAGGAACAATTGGCAAAAGAACAAGCTGCAAGACTAGAAGCAGAAAAGTATGCACATGCTGCTCAAATGAAATCAGATGAAGAAATTCTGAAACTCCGAAGAAATCTTGAGCGGGCACATGAAGAACTTCGCCTGCGAGCTCAAGATACATCATTTAAGAAACTCATAAGACATTTTGAGCAGGCACAAGAAGAACTTCGCAGGCGAGTTCCAGAAGATCGTTGTGCCATTCTCTGA
- the LOC11429846 gene encoding agamous-like MADS-box protein AGL80, which yields MVRGKVKLAFIVNDAARKAAYKKRKKSLFKKVVELSTLCGIEACAILYGPYEPHPEIWPSPEGVQSVLSKFMELHEFQKCKKMMNQETFLAQRVLKAEEKLMKQRKDNREQEMTLLMTQCLSEGRVVQDNMSTMDMSYLAWLIDHNLKDVARRLEACDINDQNQIMAIQNQVQLEMAATVPPPPLAPSRSEEMAIMGHGHVMMMDSMVAGNLQGTVPFGEVNSGVWPHLLP from the coding sequence ATGGTTAGAGGTAAGGTTAAACTTGCCTTCATTGTCAATGATGCTGCTAGGAAAGCAGCATataagaaaaggaagaagagtCTATTCAAAAAGGTTGTTGAACTTAGCACCCTCTGTGGTATTGAGGCTTGTGCCATATTGTATGGCCCTTATGAGCCTCATCCTGAGATTTGGCCATCACCAGAAGGGGTCCAATCTGTGCTCTCAAAATTCATGGAACTGCACGAGTTTCAAAAGTGCAAGAAAATGATGAACCAAGAGACTTTCTTGGCACAAAGGGTTCTGAAGGCTGAAGAGAAATTGatgaaacaaagaaaagatAACAGGGAGCAAGAGATGACATTACTCATGACTCAATGTCTTAGTGAAGGTAGAGTTGTGCAAGACAATATGTCAACAATGGATATGAGTTATCTTGCTTGGTTGATTGACCACAATTTGAAGGATGTTGCTAGACGTTTGGAAGCATGTGATATCAatgatcaaaatcaaatcatgGCTATTCAAAACCAAGTCCAACTCGAAATGGCGGCAACAGTGCCACCACCACCTCTAGCACCATCTAGGAGTGAAGAAATGGCAATTATGGGTCATGGCCATGTAATGATGATGGACTCAATGGTGGCTGGTAATCTGCAAGGGACAGTGCCATTTGGTGAGGTCAATTCTGGAGTTTGGCCTCATTTATTACCTTGA
- the LOC11433383 gene encoding receptor-like protein 9DC3, with amino-acid sequence MAWFLLFLHLFLFHFPLFSSSFNFSCHHDESFALLQFESSFTLLSSTSFDYCTGNEPSTTTWKNGTDCCSWNGVTCDTISGRVIGLNLGCEGLQGILHPNSTLFHLVHLQTLNLVYNNFSGSRFHSKFGGFQSLTHLYLSYSNIYGEIPTQISYLSKLQSLYLSGNELVLKEITLNRLLQNATDLQELFLYRTNMSSIRPNSFPLLFNQSSSLVILSLKATELSGNLKNNFLCLPSIQELYMSDNPNFEGQLPELSCSISLRILDLSVCQFQGKIPISFSNLAHLTSLILSSNRLNGSIPSSLLTLPRLTFLDLGYNQLSGRIPNAFQMSNKFQKLDLSHNKIEGVVPTSISNLQQLIHLDLGWNSFSDQIPSSLSNLQQLIHLDLGSNSFSGQILSSFSNLQQLIHLDLGWNSFSGQIPFSLSNLQQLIHLDISSNAFSGPIPDVFGGMTKLQELDLDYNKLEGQIPSSLFNLTQLVALGCSNNKLDGPLPNKITGFQKLTNLRLNDNLINGTIPSSLLSYSLDTLVLSNNRLQGNIPECIFSLTKLDELDLSSNNLSGVVNFKLFSKFADLEILSLSRNSQLSLKFESNVTYSFTNLQILKLSSVNLIEFHNLQGEFPSLSHLDLSKNKLNGRMPNWFLGNIYWQSVDLSHNLFTSIDQFINLNASEISVLDLSFNLLNGEIPLAVCDISSLEFLNLGNNNLTGVIPQCLAESPFLYVLNLQMNKFHGTLPSNFSKESRIVSLNLYGNQLEGHFPKSLSRCKKLAFLNLGSNRIEDSFPDWLQTLPDLKVLVLRDNKLHGPIENLKIEHLFPSLIIFDISGNSFSGFLPKAYLKNYEAMKNVTQLIGDSNLQYMDKPFDMSYTEYSDSVTVEIKGNKMTLVKIPIKLVSIDLSRNKFEGEITNAIGELHALKGLNLSRNRLTGHIPNSIGNLAYLESLDLSSNMLTSVIPAELTNLGFLEVLDISNNHLVGEIPQGKQFNTFTNDSYEGNSGLCGLPLSKKCGPEQHSPPSANNSSSWNEEKFGFGWKAVAIGYACGFVIGISIGYYMFLIGKPRWLVMIFGGQPKRRVTRRTRVRSAHGSNMNQNQMVQMS; translated from the coding sequence ATGGCATGGTTTCTTCTgtttttgcatctttttctctttcattttccattattctcttcttctttcaatttttcatgcCATCACGATGAGAGCTTTGCTTTGCTTCAGTTCGAGTCCTCCTTCACGTTATTATCTTCTACCTCTTTTGATTATTGCACCGGTAATgaaccttcaacaacaacatggaAAAATGGGACTGATTGCTGCTCATGGAATGGTGTCACGTGCGACACCATCTCTGGTCGCGTGATTGGCCTCAATCTTGGCTGTGAAGGTCTTCAAGGCATATTACATCCGAATAGTACCCTTTTCCATCTTGTTCATCTCCAAACACTCAACCTTGTATACAATAATTTCTCCGGCTCTCGTTTTCATTCTAAGTTTGGTGGGTTTCAGAGTCTTACACatctttacttgtcttataGTAACATTTATGGTGAAATTCCAACTCAAATCTCATATCTTTCCAAATTACAATCCCTTTATCTCTCTGGGAATGAGTTAGTTTTGAAAGAGATCACCTTGAACAGACTGCTGCAAAATGCAACAGATTTACAAGAGCTGTTTTTGTATAGAACTAATATGTCTTCAATAAGACCAAACTCCTTTCCTTTGCTCTTCAACCAATCTTCCTCTTTGGTTATACTTAGTCTTAAAGCAACTGAATTAAGTGGGAACTTGAAAAATAACTTTCTTTGTTTACCAAGTATTCAAGAGCTATATATGTCGGATAATCCCAACTTTGAAGGCcaacttccagaattgagttgCAGCATTTCTCTTAGAATCTTAGATCTGTCAGTTTGTCAATTCCAAGGGAAAATTCCTATTTCTTTTTCTAACCTCGCACATCTTACCTCTTTAATTCTCTCAAGTAACCGCCTAAACGGTTCAATCCCATCCTCACTTTTAACACTTCCACGTCTAACTTTCTTGGATCTCGGTTACAACCAACTCAGTGGTCGAATTCCAAATGCATTTCAGATGTcaaacaaatttcaaaaattagatTTGAGTCATAACAAAATTGAAGGTGTGGTTCCAACATCAATTTCAAACCTTCAACAACTCATTCACTTGGATCTTGGATGGAATTCATTTAGTGATCAAATACCATCCTCACTTTCAAATCTTCAACAACTTATTCACTTGGATCTTGGATCGAATTCATTTAGTGGTCAAATACTATCCTCATTTTCAAACCTTCAACAACTCATTCACTTGGATCTTGGATGGAATTCATTTAGTGGTCAAATACCATTCTCACTTTCAAACCTTCAACAACTTATTCACTTGGATATTTCTTCCAATGCATTTAGCGGTCCAATACCAGATGTGTTTGGTGGGATGACAAAACTGCAAGAACTCGACTTAGATTATAACAAGTTAGAAGGACAAATTCCATCATCATTATTTAACTTGACTCAACTTGTTGCATTAGGTTGTTCTAATAATAAATTAGATGGTCCCCTGCCCAACAAAATTACAGGGTTCCAAAAGCTAACAAATTTGAGATTAAATGACAACTTGATAAATGGAACAATTCCTTCCTCCTTGTTATCATATTCCTTAGACACACTAGTTCTAAGCAACAACCGGCTACAAGGCAATATTCCAGAATGCATTTTCAGCCTAACAAAGCTAGATGAACTAGATCTATCATCAAACAACTTGAGTGGTGTTGTCAATTTTAAACTCTTCTCCAAATTTGCTGACCTGGAAATTTTATCCCTTTCAAGGAATAGTCAGTTGTCACTAAAATTCGAATCCAATGTCACTTATAGTTTTACTAACCTACAAATACTCAAATTATCTTCTGTCAACTTGATCGAATTTCACAACTTACAAGGAGAATTTCCAAGTTTGTCACATCTGGATCTTTCCAAAAACAAACTTAATGGAAGAATGCCCAATTGGTTTCTTGGAAATATTTATTGGCAATCTGTGGACCTCTCTCATAACTTGTTCACGTCAATAGATCAATTTATTAACCTCAATGCATCCGAAATCTCTGTCCTTGATCTTAGTTTTAATTTACTGAATGGTGAAATCCCTTTGGCAGTTTGCGATATCAGTTCACTTGAATTTTTGAACTTGGGAAACAACAATTTGACTGGTGTCATTCCACAATGTCTTGCTGAATCACCATTCCTTTATGTTTTGAATCTACAAATGAACAAATTTCATGGCACTTTGCCTAGTAACTTTTCAAAGGAAAGTCGTATTGTGTCTCTGAACCTCTATGGCAACCAGTTAGAAGGCCATTTTCCAAAATCCTTGTCTCGGTGTAAAAAGTTGGCGTTTCTAAACCTCGGCAGCAACAGAATAGAAGACAGTTTTCCTGATTGGCTTCAAACATTGCCAGATTTGAAAGTATTGGTTTTGCGAGACAATAAGTTGCATGGTCCCATTGAAAATTTAAAGATCGAGCATCTATTTCCAAGCTTAATCATTTTTGATATCTCGGGCAACAGCTTTAGTGGTTTTCTAccaaaagcctatttaaaaaacTATGAAGCTATGAAGAATGTTACTCAACTGATTGGGGATAGCAACTTGCAATACATGGACAAGCCGTTTGATATGTCCTACACAGAATACTCAGATTCTGTGACTGTGGAAATAAAAGGGAACAAAATGACACTGGTGAAAATTCCAATAAAGTTAGTAAGTATTGATTTGTCAAGAAACAAATTTGAAGGAGAGATTACAAATGCTATTGGAGAGCTTCATGCACTCAAAGGGCTTAATCTTTCCCGTAACAGACTTACTGGTCATATTCCCAACTCCATAGGAAACTTGGCATACTTGGAATCTTTGGATCTTTCATCAAATATGTTAACCAGTGTGATTCCTGCAGAATTAACCAATTTGGGCTTTCTTGAAGTCTTAGATATTTCAAATAACCATCTAGTGGGAGAAATACCTCAAGGAAAGCAATTCAATACATTTACAAATGATTCCTATGAAGGAAATTCAGGGTTATGTGGATTACCCTTGTCAAAGAAATGTGGACCTGAACAACATTCTCCACCTTCAGCCAACAACTCTTCCTCTTGGAATGAAGAgaaatttggatttggatggaAAGCAGTGGCAATTGGATATGCATGTGGATTTGTGATTGGAATAAGCATTGGatattatatgtttttaattggAAAGCCTAGATGGCTTGTCATGATATTTGGTGGTCAGCCTAAGAGAAGAGTGACAAGGAGAACAAGAGTGAGGAGCGCACATGGTTCAAACATGAATCAGAATCAGATGGTGCAAATGTCATAG